Proteins co-encoded in one Armatimonadota bacterium genomic window:
- a CDS encoding PmoA family protein — MKKGFLVLTILVLPSVLLGAGSGGKLISIDIPSSQTGVAIPVALNVNMGDWRLEEYPSGGEVPCQLDRANGVLYFVVETPKSDKVVKKRFKLIRGRSSTRVGFSLENVKHKQLVLRENNKPVLAFNYGMILAEGVPEDRRRSCYIHPVYGPSGELLSDDFPKDHYHHRGIFWAWPIVKIGNKTYSLWSIVGIRQRFEKLLSVDLGPVYGKFSVRDGWYTDDGTKIMDEVVTVTAYRTTTVGRVVDIELKWTPVSKPITLDSSERGYGGFSMRFAPRKDTIVYTPKGQEKGDVDRVQFEWSDLSAKFGDVSEFSGVTIIDNQSNPVYPTAWSNRYYGFLNPSFTGLGPVTIDSGKTITYRYRLWVHKGNALSGNAKEAYEAYTKGVKVYSDCE, encoded by the coding sequence ATGAAGAAAGGTTTCTTGGTCCTAACTATTCTAGTGTTGCCATCTGTGTTGTTGGGGGCGGGCAGTGGTGGCAAGCTCATTAGCATTGATATTCCTTCCAGCCAGACCGGAGTAGCGATACCAGTAGCTCTGAACGTTAACATGGGTGACTGGAGATTAGAAGAATATCCTTCCGGTGGCGAAGTTCCATGCCAGCTAGACAGAGCAAACGGTGTTTTATACTTCGTCGTTGAAACGCCAAAATCAGACAAGGTAGTTAAAAAACGTTTCAAACTGATACGAGGCCGTTCCTCAACACGCGTTGGCTTCTCGCTAGAAAATGTAAAGCACAAACAGCTCGTGCTTAGGGAGAATAATAAACCGGTTCTCGCATTCAACTACGGTATGATTCTTGCCGAAGGAGTGCCAGAAGATCGGCGCAGGTCATGCTATATTCACCCAGTTTATGGTCCGAGTGGCGAGTTGCTTAGCGATGACTTCCCTAAAGACCATTATCATCACCGTGGCATTTTTTGGGCTTGGCCTATCGTAAAAATAGGAAATAAAACCTACAGTCTATGGTCAATAGTGGGTATTCGCCAGCGCTTTGAAAAGCTGCTTTCAGTCGACCTTGGGCCAGTCTATGGCAAGTTTAGTGTACGAGATGGATGGTATACCGACGATGGTACAAAGATTATGGATGAGGTTGTTACCGTTACCGCATATCGCACAACCACCGTAGGCAGAGTGGTTGACATAGAACTAAAGTGGACGCCGGTTTCCAAGCCAATAACATTAGATTCATCTGAAAGAGGATATGGTGGATTCAGCATGCGTTTTGCGCCGAGGAAAGATACGATTGTTTATACACCAAAAGGGCAAGAGAAAGGGGACGTTGACCGCGTACAGTTCGAATGGAGCGACCTATCTGCCAAATTTGGCGATGTGTCCGAGTTCTCCGGTGTTACAATTATCGATAATCAATCGAACCCAGTGTATCCAACGGCATGGAGCAATCGGTATTATGGATTCCTGAATCCCAGCTTTACCGGTTTGGGCCCAGTAACGATAGATTCTGGCAAAACGATTACGTACCGCTACCGCCTTTGGGTCCACAAAGGCAATGCTCTTTCAGGAAATGCAAAGGAAGCATATGAAGCCTATACAAAAGGAGTGAAAGTATACAGCGACTGCGAATAA
- a CDS encoding PmoA family protein, whose translation MRPSIFLLLLLVSTIAFEIPGFGKQTISVVAEETDYNEVPVTALVPNPGKTSGVIVLKTSKGELVPCQSEVVPEGLRITWIVRNLKKGERRTYTVVQVDDRFAVPGKLVRLRDTEGSVAVLIGGSLFTSYIYTGAPKPYCYPIIGPSGGRVTRNYPMQVVPGETTDHPHHRSFWFAHGDVNGVDFWSEKPEAGKIVHRKFEALESGPVFAKICSLNDWVGPDGKKVCEDKRELRFYNTSSGRLMDFEITIRATEGPVKFGDTKEGTMGIRVASSMDVDKGQGHILSSRGEKDGSAWGKQAEWCDYYGPVNAKTVGIAVFDHSSSFRHPTYWHVRTYGLFAANPFGLHDFKNDKKLDGSHTIPAGGEITFRYRIFIHKGDPDSAGVAAAYSAYANPPKIEVGE comes from the coding sequence ATGAGACCTAGCATATTCTTGCTATTATTATTAGTTTCCACAATAGCATTTGAAATACCCGGATTTGGCAAGCAGACAATATCAGTCGTGGCAGAAGAGACGGATTACAACGAAGTGCCCGTCACTGCGCTTGTTCCAAATCCCGGCAAGACATCTGGAGTTATAGTACTAAAAACAAGTAAAGGGGAGCTTGTTCCTTGCCAGTCGGAAGTCGTTCCCGAGGGATTGCGAATTACTTGGATTGTCCGCAACCTCAAGAAAGGCGAGAGGCGAACCTATACAGTGGTCCAAGTCGATGATAGGTTTGCAGTACCAGGGAAGCTTGTGCGCCTAAGGGATACCGAAGGGTCCGTTGCAGTGTTGATAGGTGGTTCGCTCTTCACTAGCTATATATACACGGGTGCGCCCAAGCCATATTGCTACCCAATAATTGGTCCAAGCGGTGGGCGAGTTACCCGCAACTACCCGATGCAGGTTGTGCCTGGAGAGACGACAGATCATCCTCATCACCGCTCGTTTTGGTTTGCACATGGTGATGTGAACGGTGTTGACTTTTGGTCCGAAAAGCCTGAAGCTGGCAAGATTGTTCACCGAAAGTTCGAGGCGTTGGAAAGCGGCCCTGTCTTTGCAAAAATATGCTCCCTGAATGATTGGGTAGGTCCTGATGGAAAGAAAGTTTGTGAGGACAAGCGCGAGCTCAGATTTTACAATACCTCTAGCGGAAGGCTTATGGATTTTGAGATAACAATTCGCGCTACCGAAGGCCCTGTAAAGTTTGGGGATACAAAGGAAGGTACGATGGGCATTCGGGTTGCCTCCTCCATGGATGTTGATAAGGGGCAAGGTCACATTCTCAGTTCGCGTGGAGAAAAAGATGGTAGTGCCTGGGGCAAGCAGGCGGAGTGGTGTGATTATTACGGTCCGGTCAATGCAAAAACTGTTGGGATAGCGGTTTTTGACCATTCATCCAGCTTCCGACATCCAACCTATTGGCATGTTAGAACCTATGGCCTGTTCGCCGCCAATCCCTTTGGCTTACACGATTTTAAAAATGACAAAAAGCTAGATGGCAGCCATACTATCCCAGCGGGTGGTGAAATTACATTTCGATACCGCATTTTTATTCACAAAGGCGATCCTGACTCCGCTGGCGTTGCCGCCGCATACTCCGCATATGCTAATCCACCCAAAATAGAGGTCGGAGAATGA
- a CDS encoding Gfo/Idh/MocA family oxidoreductase translates to MSDSKIGRREFLVKSASGIAGLALGTMLADSRAIGANDRLSIGVIGAGGKGRDNMAQAMRYSDELNLEITAVCDVWKVNLESAVAAVEKQYGRKPRAFTAYEDLLALNDVDAVLIATPDHLHCRMLIDAMRAGKDVFVEKPMAMFLDQANESLRVQKETGRVVQVGTQRRSDGRHAAAARFIRSGALGTISRVEAAWNDCAPRWRKGDLSNCKPEDVDWKRFLMCAKTRPFSASRFREWQLYRDYTLGPVGLLGSHMIDVVHWFMDDYLPTSCVCHGGNYVWKDGREHEDTIYALFEYPKGFILRYCTGLGNTSGNGCYFYGTNGTFDTATWKATGDGGSGKDKIKEEIIIQTSGGVNHVKNFLECIRSRQTPNASIFHGYAHSVCAIMAARSLRTGKRVTFNPKEQKIYET, encoded by the coding sequence ATGAGCGATAGTAAAATTGGAAGGCGAGAATTCCTCGTAAAATCTGCGTCGGGAATTGCCGGGTTAGCATTGGGCACAATGCTTGCGGATTCGAGGGCAATAGGCGCAAATGACCGTCTTTCCATTGGTGTAATTGGAGCTGGTGGGAAGGGACGCGACAACATGGCACAGGCAATGCGATATTCGGATGAACTTAACCTTGAGATTACAGCAGTCTGTGATGTTTGGAAAGTAAACCTCGAATCTGCCGTGGCTGCAGTTGAAAAACAATACGGCAGAAAGCCCCGTGCATTTACTGCTTACGAAGATTTGCTAGCACTCAATGACGTTGACGCTGTCTTAATTGCAACACCCGACCATTTGCACTGCCGCATGTTAATTGACGCGATGAGAGCCGGAAAGGACGTTTTTGTTGAGAAGCCTATGGCTATGTTCCTTGACCAGGCTAATGAATCTCTTCGAGTGCAAAAAGAGACAGGCCGCGTTGTACAGGTGGGCACTCAGCGGCGGAGCGATGGGCGGCACGCTGCTGCAGCCAGGTTTATTCGTTCGGGCGCTCTTGGTACAATTAGCCGCGTGGAGGCGGCGTGGAACGACTGCGCGCCTCGGTGGCGAAAAGGTGATTTGTCAAATTGCAAGCCCGAAGACGTGGATTGGAAAAGGTTTCTCATGTGCGCCAAAACACGTCCTTTCAGTGCAAGTCGCTTCCGAGAATGGCAGCTTTACCGGGATTACACGTTGGGGCCAGTTGGCTTGCTAGGAAGTCACATGATTGACGTTGTCCATTGGTTTATGGATGACTACCTGCCTACGAGTTGCGTGTGCCATGGCGGAAACTATGTCTGGAAGGATGGCAGGGAGCATGAGGACACTATATATGCGTTGTTCGAGTACCCCAAGGGATTCATACTTCGATATTGCACAGGTCTTGGCAACACCTCGGGCAATGGTTGCTACTTCTATGGAACGAACGGTACATTTGACACGGCTACTTGGAAAGCCACCGGTGATGGTGGCAGCGGGAAAGACAAAATCAAAGAAGAGATAATAATTCAAACAAGTGGCGGAGTGAACCATGTGAAGAACTTCCTCGAGTGTATTAGAAGTCGGCAGACTCCCAATGCGAGTATATTTCATGGATACGCTCATTCGGTTTGTGCAATCATGGCTGCTCGGTCGCTCCGAACAGGCAAACGCGTAACCTTTAATCCAAAGGAGCAGAAAATCTATGAGACCTAG
- a CDS encoding Gfo/Idh/MocA family oxidoreductase — MSKKITRREFIGKAAAGATGLALASTGLLSSSRILGANDRLSIGIIGYGQRCRSLANDLYKVSKECNAEITAVCDIWTLNLERGAAKVKEWWGNEPRKFRYIEDILALDDLDGVIIATADFQHAKMLLQAIKAGKDVYCEKPMANDMKDARNVLKAYRESKCVVQIGTQRRSEGIYPAAARFIQGGGLGTLSKIDVSWNYFGPRWRRDDVNEVRKEDTDWKRFLMGKKYRPWDPHQYMEWRLFRDFSSGIPDQWLSHMIDVVHWLTGESYPTSVVAHGGVYVWKDGRENADTFHALLEYPKGFLVSYSTMFGNSSPDTFKFYGTNGTLDCRTWTVTREGGGGDKKWKEEIRLQKQPDENHMKNWLDCMRSRKTPNASVEAGYSHSIASIMAARALWTGRKVIYDPEEMEIHVV; from the coding sequence ATGTCTAAAAAAATCACACGTAGGGAGTTCATCGGCAAAGCTGCTGCAGGTGCAACAGGGCTTGCGTTGGCAAGCACAGGATTGTTGTCTTCATCAAGAATTCTTGGGGCTAATGATCGCCTCTCAATTGGCATAATAGGCTATGGTCAGCGGTGTCGAAGTCTTGCAAACGATTTGTATAAAGTATCTAAGGAATGCAATGCGGAAATTACTGCAGTGTGCGATATTTGGACGCTCAACCTGGAGCGAGGGGCGGCAAAGGTAAAGGAATGGTGGGGCAATGAACCACGCAAGTTCCGCTATATTGAAGACATCCTGGCGCTTGATGATCTTGACGGCGTCATCATTGCGACCGCCGACTTCCAGCACGCAAAGATGCTGTTGCAAGCAATCAAAGCAGGCAAGGACGTCTATTGTGAAAAGCCTATGGCAAATGATATGAAAGACGCAAGGAATGTGCTTAAGGCATACCGAGAAAGCAAATGTGTTGTTCAAATTGGCACACAGCGTCGAAGCGAAGGCATCTATCCAGCTGCCGCTAGGTTTATTCAAGGAGGTGGCCTCGGCACACTCAGCAAGATTGATGTTTCGTGGAACTACTTTGGTCCGCGCTGGCGGCGAGACGATGTGAATGAGGTCAGGAAAGAGGATACCGACTGGAAACGATTCTTGATGGGAAAGAAATACCGCCCGTGGGATCCACACCAATATATGGAATGGCGCCTCTTTAGGGATTTCTCGAGCGGCATTCCCGACCAATGGTTGAGCCACATGATTGATGTTGTTCACTGGCTTACTGGGGAGAGCTATCCTACGAGTGTAGTTGCTCACGGCGGTGTCTATGTTTGGAAAGATGGTCGTGAGAATGCTGACACCTTCCACGCACTCCTAGAATATCCAAAGGGCTTCTTGGTGAGCTATTCCACAATGTTCGGGAATTCAAGCCCCGACACATTCAAATTCTACGGGACGAACGGTACACTTGACTGCAGGACTTGGACGGTTACTAGAGAAGGTGGCGGCGGCGACAAGAAATGGAAGGAAGAAATCAGACTTCAGAAGCAACCGGACGAAAATCATATGAAAAATTGGCTCGACTGCATGAGAAGTCGCAAGACACCAAACGCAAGCGTCGAGGCTGGTTATTCGCATTCTATAGCTTCCATTATGGCGGCTCGGGCGCTCTGGACGGGTCGTAAAGTCATTTATGACCCCGAAGAGATGGAAATTCACGTAGTGTAG